The proteins below are encoded in one region of Doryrhamphus excisus isolate RoL2022-K1 chromosome 4, RoL_Dexc_1.0, whole genome shotgun sequence:
- the LOC131128428 gene encoding UDP-glucuronosyltransferase 3A1-like → MGLVVWMCSLLALPLLQSAKILTVCLIGGSHYLLFDEISHNFHLHGHEVRMLLQLGNPVVTGLSYAGRNDSYKTSTWSLGEEYIKQYNGWFLEQQAQFLLGRDSLNGFLNFMGHLSYQCDHLLGDGELMRFLQREQYDMAIVDAFNPCSFIIAHKLDLPSIAFYPGTLNGPLSITIPSSVSSVPVCSSQLSDHMDLWGRAKNVFYSLVGAIGQQMVWSMFKDVADRHLDSGSPPGGLHEFHQNAELWAFNTDFSLEFPQPLPPYTVLVGGLLNMVAQPLDQDLDLWVSGFGEAGFIVVTLGSMVSSVSVDRLLVELVGGFSMIPQGVIWRYDHECWPPHLSKPSNLRLVDWLPLNDLLGHKNMRLFITHGGQNSLLQAVYHAVPVLGIPLFGDQFDNVVRAQAKGLGLSIGPTEITSELLSSTVQTIIQDASFKSAALSLSSIHRSHPVPPALRLVRWVEHILRSGGGAHLRPSSLQQPWYQRYLLDLLLLLFISLAGPVLLCWLFCKSKTSKDEGKKIQ, encoded by the exons ATGGGGCTAGTGGTTTGGATGTGCTCGCTGCTGGCTCTCCCACTGCTCCAGTCTGCCAAGATCCTGACTGTCTGCCTAATTG GAGGAAGCCACTACTTGCTGTTTGATGAGATCTCTCACAACTTCCATTTACATGGCCATGAGGTCCGCATGCTCTTACAACTGGGCAACCCTGTAGTCACAG GTTTGTCCTATGCAGGCCGCAATGACAGCTACAAGACCAGCACTTGGTCCTTAGGAGAAGAATACATTAAACAATACAACGGCTGGTTCTTGGAGCAACAAGCTCAGTTTTTACTGGGACG GGATAGCTTGAATGGCTTCTTGAACTTCATGGGGCACCTTTCCTATCAGTGTGATCACCTCTTGGGAGACGGAGAGCTAATGAGATTCCTACAGCGGGAGCAATACGACATGGCCATCGTGGATGCCTTTAACCCCTGCTCCTTCATCATAGCACACAAACTTG ATCTCCCCTCCATCGCCTTCTATCCTGGCACTCTGAACGGTCCTCTGTCCATCACAATCCCCTCCTCAGTGTCCTCAGTGCCAGTTTGCAGCTCCCAGCTGTCCGACCACATGGACCTCTGGGGGCGGGCAAAGAATGTTTTCTACTCACTCGTAGGTGCAATAG GCCAGCAAATGGTCTGGTCTATGTTCAAGGATGTAGCTGACCGCCACCTTGACTCAGGCTCTCCCCCTGGTGGTCTGCACGAGTTCCACCAAAATGCTGAGCTGTGGGCCTTCAACACCGACTTCTCCTTGGAGTTCCCCCAGCCTCTTCCACCTTACACTGTGCTGGTGGGGGGTCTCCTCAATATGGTGGCCCAGCCTCTGGATCAG GATCTTGACTTGTGGGTGTCCGGCTTTGGAGAGGCAGGTTTCATTGTTGTGACTCTGGGGTCAATGGTCTCCTCTGTCTCTGTGGACCgactcctggtggagctggtggGGGGCTTCTCCATGATCCCTCAGGGCGTCATCTGGCG GTACGACCATGAGTGTTGGCCACCTCACCTGAGCAAACCTTCCAATCTTCGCCTTGTGGACTGGCTGCCGCTCAATGACTTGCTAG GACATAAAAACATGCGTCTCTTCATTACCCACGGAGGTCAGAACAGTCTTCTCCAGGCAGTGTACCATGCTGTTCCTGTGTTGGGCATCCCTCTGTTTGGAGATCAGTTTGACAACGTGGTGAGGGCTCAAGCAAAGGGTTTGGGTCTCTCCATCGGTCCCACAGAGATCACAAGCGAGCTGCTCAGCTCCACCGTTCAAACAATCATCCAGGACGCCAG CTTCAAGTCTGCAGCTCTGTCCCTCAGCAGCATCCATAGATCACATCCCGTTCCCCCAGCACTCCGACTGGTGCGGTGGGTGGAGCACATCCTGCGTAGCGGAGGTGGAGCTCACCTAAGGCCGTCCTCACTGCAGCAGCCATGGTACCAGAGGTACCTGCTGGACCTGCTTCTGCTTCTCTTCATCAGCCTCGCCGGGCCCGTCCTTCTCTGCTGGCTTTTCTGCAAGAGCAAGACAAGCAAAGATGAAGGCAAGAAAATTCAATAG